Proteins encoded within one genomic window of Novipirellula galeiformis:
- a CDS encoding universal stress protein, with amino-acid sequence MTKVLFATDGSPQATSSLEFLRRLSLPRPIDVELVSNVFIPLNQGDLTDPLLRDFRIHQESAADQFLAAAETSLAGYADVTARRLLHGDIGHSIVEAAEQSDCDLIVMGATGHSGIGRMLLGSVSDYVATHAPCSVLIGRQPAHQISQEDPMKITIGYNDGAGSEQALDEFLKLRWDNAVQISLLGVVAIFQGFSPDLMPNIIEYRTDQRVAALRHLKQGRERLIAPPSQLSSDQIACDIVETDHVGNAVTEHLDAHQSDLVVIGDSHRSRISRMLLGSVSRFVLQHARCSVWIARDKTVANEA; translated from the coding sequence CTTTCGCTGCCGCGACCGATCGACGTGGAGTTGGTATCGAATGTGTTTATCCCGCTCAATCAGGGTGATCTAACCGACCCGTTGCTGCGGGATTTTCGCATCCACCAGGAGTCCGCCGCCGACCAATTCTTAGCGGCGGCGGAAACGTCGCTCGCGGGCTATGCCGATGTAACCGCGCGGCGTTTGTTGCATGGCGACATCGGTCACAGCATCGTGGAAGCGGCCGAGCAAAGCGATTGTGATCTGATCGTGATGGGGGCCACCGGTCACTCAGGCATCGGGCGAATGTTGCTCGGCAGCGTTAGCGATTACGTGGCAACGCATGCCCCCTGTAGCGTGTTGATCGGGCGGCAACCGGCGCATCAAATTTCGCAAGAGGATCCGATGAAAATCACGATCGGATACAACGATGGTGCCGGTTCCGAGCAAGCGCTCGACGAGTTTCTCAAGCTCCGTTGGGACAATGCCGTGCAAATTAGCTTGTTAGGTGTCGTGGCGATTTTTCAGGGGTTCAGTCCCGATTTGATGCCGAACATCATCGAGTATCGCACCGACCAACGTGTCGCTGCGCTGCGTCATTTGAAACAGGGGCGGGAGCGATTGATCGCGCCGCCGTCGCAACTCTCGTCGGATCAAATTGCATGTGACATTGTCGAGACCGATCACGTGGGAAATGCGGTGACGGAGCACCTCGACGCCCATCAAAGTGATCTTGTCGTGATTGGTGATTCGCATCGCAGTCGAATCAGCCGTATGTTGCTTGGCAGCGTTTCGCGTTTTGTGTTGCAACATGCTCGGTGCAGCGTCTGGATTGCTCGCGACAAGACGGTTGCCAACGAAGCTTAA